The Nitrospinota bacterium nucleotide sequence TCGGCCACTTCAACCCCGCCCACGTAATGAAAGACACCTACCACCCGGACCACTTCAATGAGGGCCCCCTCATGCATGCGATGCGGGGTGGCTTTCTCTTCATCGAGGAGTTTAACCGGGTGCCGCCCGACACAGCCAACGTGCTCATAACGGCCGTTGAGGAAGGTGAGCTCACCATCCCCCGCTACGGCACCATCTTCGCTGACCCCGACTTTCGCGTAATCTGCGCCCACAACACGCTCGATGACGTCGGGACCGTCCGAATCAGCCGGGCCCTATACGATCGGTTCTGTTGCCTTAGGATGGACTACCAAAGCCAGGAGGAGGAACTTGAGGTCTTGAGCCGCAGCGTGGGTGACGCCGACGAGACCATCAACCTCGTTGCCGTCCATCTGGTGCGCGCCACCCGCCGGCACAAGGAGATCAGGCAGGGCGCGAGCATCCGGGGAGCCATCGACATGGTGACGCTCTTCCACGGCCTCGGCCTCCTCTCGGACCTCTCTTACATCGAGAGGATGGAGGAGGCCATGCTCATGGGGCTCTCCAGCAAGGTCTGGCTCTCGGACGCCTGTACGCGCATGCCCGAGGAGGTGCTGAACGATATCCTCGACCAGGTGCTAATGTCCTTGGAATTGGAAGGCCTAGAGAAGTCGTTCGCCTTCGGCGCCGCCTTTCGGCTAGACGAAGATAAGGGCGAGGAGGAGGGGTTCAGGGATGATGTTGAGGTAGACGACAGCCTACCTAAAAGCGATCCTATGGGGCAGAAGCGCGAGATTGAGGTCCCTGTGGATGAGAAGGACCTCGCCGATGAGCTTAAGAAGCGGGCCAAGGATAACCCTGAGGAGGTCTCCCGCTTCCTCAACCAGCACCCGGAAATCGCAGCTCGGATTTTGGCGAGCCCGGACGTGCTGGAGATGTACAGCTACATCAAGGATAAATTGGACGAAGAGCTGAAGGAGGCGGCGAAGCGGTACGCCAGCCGCCTCATCATTAAGATTGCCACGAAGATTGCCAGCTTGGGTGTGAAGAGCGGCAACCTTGAGGCTGTTGCAGACTACCTGGCCAGTGACGAGATTGAGATCGACAAGACTTTGGAGCGCATTGTGGAGCGGCCCACCGAGAGCATTGAGGACAACCTCGTCGTGCTGGCCCGAAAGCCTGAGCGGAAAGGGTGTGTTGTCATCCTCGACCATTCCTCCAGCATGCAGGGGATCAAGGTGTCTATCGCAGCGCTGACGGCGGCCACCATTGCGCTCCACTTCAAGGAGAACTACGGAGTGGTGGCATTTGCAACGAGGGCGACCCTCCTGAAACGGATCACCCAAACCGTTGCACCCACTGTGGTGGCCGAGGAGGTGCTCTCGCTCGATGCCCGAGGTTACACCAACATCCGAGAGGCTCTCCAGCTGGCCCTCGGAGAGGTGCGCTCCTATGATCATAAGATCGGTATCCTGCTGACTGACGGCGACTGGACTTACGGGGGCGATCCCCTCCAGATGGCCCGGCTCTTCGATCGCTTACATGTCATTGGGCTGGAAGACCCCCACGCTTACCAAGACTTCTACGCCAGCGACGGCCGGTTCCACCAGACCCGCTACGGCAGCCGCATCGAGGTGCTGGCCAAAGAAGGCAGGGGCATGTTCGCCTACGTGAGGACCATCGACGAGGTGCCCCTCGCGCTGACGCGTTGCCTGACAAGTTGATATGCTTGACAGCGTGTCTTAGTGTAATAAGATGCGGGCAGTTTTTGTCCCGCAACTAATCAGGGAGGTGAACTATGGGCGGGCCCATTCAGGAGATGTTCTCTCTGAAGATCCTCGACCCCTCCTTCGCTGATATCTGGTTTATCGAAGGCTCCACTCCTCAACAAGAGGATTCGGAGACGTGCAACGTTTACGTCCTCGATGAGGGCCGCGTCGTCATCGATACGGGCAATATCTCCGAGCTCGCCTGGTACATCAACGAACACTTCCCTGTCGCCCATGTGGAAAAAATCATTATCACCCACCCTCACTTCGACCACACGACGGGGCTCTCAATTTTGCTGGCGATTTCCAACCCGAAGGTCTATATGCACCCCGAGGCCCTCGGATATACCTACATGGGGGGGCTCAGTTTCTCGAAGATGACCAAAGAGGCTGGGCGAGAGGATCAGGTCATCCCGGTATCCGACGGCGACGTGATTGAGGTCGGCCCGCGCACCTTGGAAGTCATCCACACCCCGGGCCACATGATCGGCGGGATATGTCTGTACGATCGGGCGAGCCAGAGTCTCTTCAGCCAAGACATCGTCTTTCCCTCAACACACGAGACGAGCTACTTGAGCGCTCCTGATAACAAGTTTGGAGATATCAAAGACCTTGTAGAGTCGCTTAAGAAGCTTCTGGGCTACCCGGTGAAGAATCTATTCCCCGGTCACTTCTTGCCGACCCTGGACGACGGGGGCGAGCATGTCAAGAACGCTTACAAGGAGACGGTGAAGCACTTTGTAGAAGATAAGACGCGGCGGGAGGAGGAGGGTTGGGTCAAGCTAGCCGCTGCTCTGGCCGATCACGGGCGACTTGATGAGGCCGTGGAATACTTTGACTTGGTCTTGACGATGAATCCCAACCACTCGGCGGCCCTGCTCTCCAAAGCTCTGTCGCTTACGGAACTCGGCCGGTTTGAAGAAGCCTTGGAAATCTTACAGAAAATTGTTGCGGCCAACCCGGACCTCGAGGAGGCCTCCATCGGGATGGGCTTCTGTTTGCTGGGGCTCGGCCGAAAAGACGAGGCCCTGGAGGTCGAGGCCTTCAAAGCGAAAATCGGGCAGTTGTAAAGCTTCTTTTCTTATGGTCGGCGCCATCGTTTGGCGTCCCTTCGCTTACGAGATTCCGCTCCCTTACGTATCCTCTTCGGCCTTTTTCTTCTTCAACGACGTTAGATGGAGGGTCACTTTGGCCACCATCTCGGCCTCGCTCGGTAGCTTCCCTGCCATTTCCAGATACCTTTCCCATATGGGGATTGCGAGATCACGGTCGCGCCGTTCGTAGAGGGTCGCCAGACAAAAGTAGCTGCTTGGCGTGTCAGGGTCGATTCGAGTTACCTCCTCGAAACAACGCTCAGCCCCGGAATAGTTGCCTCCCTCGCGCAAAATGAGCCCTAGGTTGTAAAGGGCCGGGACAAATTCGGGGTTGAATTCTAAGGCTTGGCGAAAGGCCTCTTCGGCCTCCTCAGTCTCGCCCTGGTTAGCATGCGATACCCCCCGGTTGTAGTGGACGGTTGCGTCGTCCCGGTCCGGGGGCTGTGCTCTCTTGAATTCCTCCACCGCTTCGGCTTCTTTACCCTGGGTGCTTAAGATCAACCCCAGGGCCTGTCGGGCCTGAAGAAGGCTGGGGGAGCGGTCAACGACCTCCCGCAGGTGCTCCTCGGCTGTCTCGAGCTCCCCTTGGTCGGCGTAGTTGATGGCCAGGCTGATGGAGGCGTCGGTCAGCTCAGGGTCGATGGCCAGCGCCCGTTTGAAGTGTTCCTTGGCCTCGGCGAAGGACTCCTGCTGGTTTAAGCAGACCCCGAGGTTATGGTGGGCGACGGCAAGGCTGTTGGCAATCTTGGGGTTGCCTCCGACCTCCATCGTTGTCTCTAAGCTTTCGATGACCCCCCGCCAGTCGGCAGAGGTGGAAGTGTCGTCCTCCATGCGCTTCATGGCGCGTTCAAACTCGAAAAGACCCAGCCGCTCACGAAGCTCCGGCTCATCAGGATACCGCTCGGATACCTTGCTGAGGAGCTCCATCGCCTCGGCGAATCGACCCTTCTCGAAGGCTTCATTGGCAGCCTGGAAGTCTTTATCTTCGTTGAGCTTTCCGGCCATAAGATTTTCGGTTAGTCCTGAGTGGGCAGGTCCGTTTGAGCGACGCTGATCCAAGGCAGACAAATGGGCTGGCGTTGGGAGGAGAAACCCATCTCCGGTGGAATGAACGCCCCGAACGGACATACTCCACACAGAGCGCCCTCGTGGCCGCAGGTCTCGACGAGCGTCGTCTCTCCAGCCTCGGAGCCCCCGAACTTCTCTCGGATTGAGTCGATAAGCCCATGTATCTCCTTTTCGGTTGGCTCCGGTACCTCATGGATGAGGTTCCGTTGTAAGACGGCCAAGTCGAGGAGAATCACCGGCAGTTCCTCCTTGTTTTGTTCCAGGCGGCTAAGGAACTCCTCGGTTAAGCGCCCGCTTTCGGTCCTCTCGGTCATGACGGCTCCTCCTGGTGGGCTTGGCGTTGACCAATAATCTGTTTGGCCAGCTTCTCGCGGAAGGAAGGATCGACCGGAAAGCCCAAGTTGCTTGCGGCATCCAGTTCATCGGCCGCCCGTTTGTAATCACCAAAGTAGCAGTAAACGATAGCCAGGTTGTTTCGGGCGCCGGCGAGGCTTGGCTCGAGCGGCCCGAGTTCCACGGCCCGCTCCAGGGCGGTCTTGGCCATCTGGTAGGCTCGGTTACGGATGTACAGCACGCCCATCCCGGCGAAAGCTTCGGCTCGATTGGGATCGCGTTCAAGCGCCGCCTGGAAGTTCGCTGCCGCTCGGTCTTCGTCGCCATTCTGTAAGTAGGCGTCCCCAAGCTCAACCCACCACGATACCTCGGGATTCTCGGCCACGGCAATTGCCGCCTCCAGGTCGTCCGCCGCCTCACTCGCGCGCCCTAGCCGAAGCCGGCAGCGTCCCGCCTGCGCCCGGGTCTCGGCGGATTTGTCATCGAGCGAGATGGCCTCCTGGTAGGCCTCCAGGGCATCGGCCCATCGGCCTATCATGAAGGCCCGCCCGGCACGGGCCAAAGCATCAACGGCGCCATCGAGGCTATCACTCATCGTAGAAAATTATCTCCTAGTTGAAGGTCCGGGGAGTCTAACGCACCGAGGGCGGGAAATCAAGGCTCCCCCAAAGGAGCCTGCCCGCTCAGCCACCGGGTTAGCTTGGCAGAGACCTCGGGATTGACGGGCAGCTCCCCGTGGTTCAACCATCGGGCCAGGTAGGCCGCGATATCTCCCTCTAGCATCACATCGGGGAGTTGATGGAGACTCACTTCGACGAGCTCCGCCTGGCTGAGCTCCCCGGCGACGGCGTCGATGCCTTCAATTAGTGAGGGGATGTCTCCCGCCCCGCGAAGCAGGAGAGTTGGCACCTGCCTGTCCGGCACGGGGCCCAGAGCCTGGAGAAGCATAAGTACGGCCTCGGGAGAGGCCTGGTTGACTTTTGTGGAGGAGAGCTTCGTCAAGACCTCCCGGCCCTCCAGCGAGGGCTTTGAGGGGACCGCCGGCGAGATGGCCACCAGCAGGTCGGCCTCGCTCATCAATGCGAGCCGCCCGGCCAGGGAGTGGCCGATGACGGCTACCGGGAGCCCCGGCCATCGCTCTCGGCAGTATCCCACGGCGCCGTTGATGTCGCCTAAGATCTCCTCGCCCAAGGGAGCTGGGTGCTCGCCGTGTCCTCTGAGATCGATAACCAAGGCGGCCCAGCCGTCTTCGGCCACCTTGACCCCCAGCCCTATAACGGCCTCTTTGGACGAGGCGTAGCCGTGAGCGACGACGGCCGCTCCCCTCGTGGGGACTTCGGGAAGGATGAGGTAGGCAGGGACCGCCGCACCGTCGGAAGCTCGGCAGTCGTTGACGCGTTCAATCTCCATGGCGGCCGCCCCTCAAGCTCTTCGTAAGAGAAAGGGGCCCCTGCCCTCCGCGGAGCAGGAGCCCCAGTCGCCCTAGAGGGTATAGATGGAGCTCAATTACCCACGCGTTCCTTTTCCCACTCCCTGACGATTCTTCGAAGCAGCTTGCCCGTCGGCGTCTTCGGGAGGCTCTCCACGAAGTGGAGCTCGCGCGGGAGCTTGTAGACGGCGACGTGGTCCCGGCAGGAATCGACAATCTCCTTTTTGAGCTCATCGCTTTCCTCAGAGCCCTCCGCCAGGACGCAGTAGGCGACGGTGTTCTCACCCCGAACGGGGTCGGGCGAGCCGATGACACAGGAGTCGGCCACCGCCGGATGCAAAAGGAGGGCCTCTTCCACCTCGGCGGGCCCGATGCGGTAGCCCGAGGACTTAATCATGTCGCCCTCGCGGGAGACGAAGAAGATGTAGCCCTCATCATCGCGGTAGACGGCGTCGCCTAGGATGTTCCAGCCGTTTCGGACCGCCGACTTCTGGTTCTCAAGCAACCGCTCGTCGTCTACGTACGGCTTCCAGTAACAGAT carries:
- a CDS encoding tetratricopeptide repeat protein, encoding MSDSLDGAVDALARAGRAFMIGRWADALEAYQEAISLDDKSAETRAQAGRCRLRLGRASEAADDLEAAIAVAENPEVSWWVELGDAYLQNGDEDRAAANFQAALERDPNRAEAFAGMGVLYIRNRAYQMAKTALERAVELGPLEPSLAGARNNLAIVYCYFGDYKRAADELDAASNLGFPVDPSFREKLAKQIIGQRQAHQEEPS
- a CDS encoding tetratricopeptide repeat protein, whose protein sequence is MGGPIQEMFSLKILDPSFADIWFIEGSTPQQEDSETCNVYVLDEGRVVIDTGNISELAWYINEHFPVAHVEKIIITHPHFDHTTGLSILLAISNPKVYMHPEALGYTYMGGLSFSKMTKEAGREDQVIPVSDGDVIEVGPRTLEVIHTPGHMIGGICLYDRASQSLFSQDIVFPSTHETSYLSAPDNKFGDIKDLVESLKKLLGYPVKNLFPGHFLPTLDDGGEHVKNAYKETVKHFVEDKTRREEEGWVKLAAALADHGRLDEAVEYFDLVLTMNPNHSAALLSKALSLTELGRFEEALEILQKIVAANPDLEEASIGMGFCLLGLGRKDEALEVEAFKAKIGQL
- a CDS encoding tetratricopeptide repeat protein; the encoded protein is MAGKLNEDKDFQAANEAFEKGRFAEAMELLSKVSERYPDEPELRERLGLFEFERAMKRMEDDTSTSADWRGVIESLETTMEVGGNPKIANSLAVAHHNLGVCLNQQESFAEAKEHFKRALAIDPELTDASISLAINYADQGELETAEEHLREVVDRSPSLLQARQALGLILSTQGKEAEAVEEFKRAQPPDRDDATVHYNRGVSHANQGETEEAEEAFRQALEFNPEFVPALYNLGLILREGGNYSGAERCFEEVTRIDPDTPSSYFCLATLYERRDRDLAIPIWERYLEMAGKLPSEAEMVAKVTLHLTSLKKKKAEEDT
- a CDS encoding AAA family ATPase, yielding MSQGNGHYLRHLPTIAAQIVGRDHEIETILATLAAGKHIILEGPPGTTKSTILRAITEAVGLPLYYVAGSGDLTPSKLIGHFNPAHVMKDTYHPDHFNEGPLMHAMRGGFLFIEEFNRVPPDTANVLITAVEEGELTIPRYGTIFADPDFRVICAHNTLDDVGTVRISRALYDRFCCLRMDYQSQEEELEVLSRSVGDADETINLVAVHLVRATRRHKEIRQGASIRGAIDMVTLFHGLGLLSDLSYIERMEEAMLMGLSSKVWLSDACTRMPEEVLNDILDQVLMSLELEGLEKSFAFGAAFRLDEDKGEEEGFRDDVEVDDSLPKSDPMGQKREIEVPVDEKDLADELKKRAKDNPEEVSRFLNQHPEIAARILASPDVLEMYSYIKDKLDEELKEAAKRYASRLIIKIATKIASLGVKSGNLEAVADYLASDEIEIDKTLERIVERPTESIEDNLVVLARKPERKGCVVILDHSSSMQGIKVSIAALTAATIALHFKENYGVVAFATRATLLKRITQTVAPTVVAEEVLSLDARGYTNIREALQLALGEVRSYDHKIGILLTDGDWTYGGDPLQMARLFDRLHVIGLEDPHAYQDFYASDGRFHQTRYGSRIEVLAKEGRGMFAYVRTIDEVPLALTRCLTS
- a CDS encoding alpha/beta fold hydrolase gives rise to the protein MEIERVNDCRASDGAAVPAYLILPEVPTRGAAVVAHGYASSKEAVIGLGVKVAEDGWAALVIDLRGHGEHPAPLGEEILGDINGAVGYCRERWPGLPVAVIGHSLAGRLALMSEADLLVAISPAVPSKPSLEGREVLTKLSSTKVNQASPEAVLMLLQALGPVPDRQVPTLLLRGAGDIPSLIEGIDAVAGELSQAELVEVSLHQLPDVMLEGDIAAYLARWLNHGELPVNPEVSAKLTRWLSGQAPLGEP